From Sinorhizobium sp. B11:
CAAGCAAACCGATCCACGCTATCCGATCTTTGACGGTCAGAGGGGCCCGGAGGGCATCGCCAGGCGATTTGAATTGCGCCTGTCTGTCGGTGCAGCCATCTACTGGATCTCCAATGTTCAGGATGAGATGCATGTGCTGGGTTATGACAAGCCCGAAGCCACTGAAATGGCCGGCATGCGGCGCAACCTGGTCATAAAGAACAGCGTTCAGCAAGGCGAGGTCTTTCCGGTAAACGATGATGTGGTCGGCTTTATCAATCCAGCCGCCTCCACCACGCCGACTTTTCTCGTTCGATGCCCGGGTGAGCCCGAGGATACGGCAAGGACCGAACGAAATATCCAGACCGTGAGCACGATCGCGGAAACGCTAGCGCAACGTGCCGCGTTTTTCTCATATGGCCCGGATGGGTCGGTCCCCTTTGTCAGCAAGATGCAGGGCAGCTGGACATTGGTCGATGAAGCCGCCCGCCCCGAGGTGCAAAACAAAACACTCGCTGACCTATGTCATATCCGCCGCATCGAGATGCGGCCGGACCATCAGCCTCTGCCGATCCTGACCGCGCATGTCGCCGACACCTCTTCCGAGCAGGATCGCCCGGTGCCGGCATTGCAGGATGAATTCGAATTGCGGCTCGCCGGTGACGGTGAATTGTTGCGGGTGGCCCTGCATGATCCGCTTGCCGAGGTGAAGCAGGATCCCGAACGTTTTCGCGCTCCACCCGCTGCGAAAAACGACCTGGTGGCCAAACGCCTCCAGCAGGCAGCCATTGAGCGCTACCGTCAGGCGACATTGTCCTTCGTATCGCCGGTGACGCTTGTTTCGATCGACGACGACACGTTTATTGAAACCCCGAAGAACCCATGGAGCCAGGCTTCCAGCTACGGCACTGGGCCCGCGGCCTTCAAACGTTATTGGATGAGATGCCCTGAAAACTGACCTGCTGCAATCATCGCCGTGCCCGTCAGCGATGCGGCAAGCGACAGCGACAGAATGGGCGAGGTCTTCGGTCACTGCGCAATCGGCGAGGCCTGATCCCGAAGCTGCGCCCTCGCCGCGAGCATGATCTCGGAAAACCGCGGCAGCGGGCGCAGGCTGTCGAGGTCGTTGTCGTTTTCCATCCATGCCAGCAATTCCCGGCCGCTATTGCGAAACACGCGACCTTTGGCTCTCGAAAGCTCTTCACCAACGGAAACGGTCGGGTGCGTCATCTCCCCGCGCCCTGAAACTGCCTTGGAACTAATGACCTGCGAGACTGTTCAAGCTATGACGTTGAGACGACGCTGACGTGCCCGGCTGATTGGGTAAGCGGTGATTTTTGAGGAGCCTGTCATCATGAAGATTTCGTCCAGATTTCGTTCGGTCGCCGTTGCCGTCATCGCCACTGCGGGAGTTGGCGTTGCCGGCACCGCGCATGCCGATAGCGGTACGATCCGCTTCTCCGTCTACAAGGCCGCCTTCTTCGTCGGCGGCTCCGGAGGCGACGGCACGCTGACCTTCCATGGTCACCGATATCCAATTTCGATCGGCGGCATCTCGGGCGGCCTCGCCTTCGGCGCTTCCAAGACCTATTTCCAGGGTACCGTGAGCCACATACGCCGCGCTCAGGATGTGACGGGTGTGTACGGCGCAGCGGGCGGCGGCGGCGCGCTCGGCAAAGGAGCCCAGGTGATCGTCATGACCAATGACAAGGGCGCTCAACTGGAACTGACAGGCAAGCAGGTAGGCCTGCAGATCAACGCCGATATCAGCGGCATGAGCATCTCGGTGAAGTAAGGCCGTCGCTCGGCCTGGCGCCAGGGACGGTCATTGCAAGCTGATATCTCCGGCGCCCTATTTCCAGGCGGGCTCGTTTTTCTTCTCGTAGTCGCCAAACGCCTTCTTCAACCCGCCCAGCACTTCGGCTGCGGTCTCGAACATGGCCTTCAGCTGCGGCTCGTCGACATCGACGATGTCTTCGCGCAGATGGTCCATCATTTCCTGAAGGCGCATCTGCATTTTCTGCGTATGGTGTCGCGGCTCGCGATCGGCTTTGCTGTCCATCGGCAATCTCCTGGGGCTCTGCCAGCCAAACCTTCGACCACCGGTCCCGGTTCCCGATATCGCGCACCACGGCTACAAGGTCCCGTCCGGGACGCTATATCCGATGCCATGTCCTGCCTTGTCCGCTACCGCCAAGCCTATCCGAAGGAGGATTTGATATGGCTACCGTCAGCGTTCGATATATCGTCGACGACGTCGATGCAGCGATTGCATTCTATACGCAGTCGCTCGGCTTCGCGCTCACCATGCACCCGGCTCCGAGCTTCGCCATGCTGACCAGGGGTGACCTGCGCCTGCTGGTGAACGGCACGACGGGCCCCGGCGGCGCCTCCCAGCCGATGCCGGACGGGCGACGGCCCGAGCCCGGCGGATGGAACCGCATCCAGTTGGAGGTCGAAAACATCGAGAACGAGGTCGCACGCCTGAAGGCATCAGGCGCGGGCTTTCGCAACGACATCGTCGCCGGGATCGGGGGCAAGCAGGTCCTCGTCGAAGACCCGGCCGGCAATGCGATCGAATTGTTCGAGCCGCCGAAAAAGCAGTAGAAGCAAAGCACTACACATCATAGTTTATATGATGGTTGAGCTTCCCTTCCGCCGCTTTCGACCTGCTGTCGTGCCCGGACCGCAAGCGAGCGGCGGGTTCCGCCAAATATGGTTGCCCCCGATCGCATATGGGAACAATATACCTCCGCGATGCGAGATTGCCCCTCGGCCGAAGCCGACCGAGGCGACGACAGTCGATGTGTTCCACCTATCCAGACATTGAAATTCTCGCGGCTGTGTCGGTCTTGCGATCCTAACCTGGAACTCCGGCCCAAGAGGGCCGCGGGAGGAGAACCTGTTATGAAAATCGTTCTTATCGGAGGCACCGGCCTCATCGGATCGAAGACTGCGGCGCGTCTGCGCGAGAAGGGCCACGAGGTGCTGGCCGCTTCCCCGAAAACCGGCGTCAACACCATCACCGGGGAAGGATTGGCAAGCGCGCTGGCCGGGGCCGACGTGGTCGTCGATCTCTCGAACTCGCCGTCTTGGGAAGATCAGGCGGTGCTGGACTTCTTCGAAACATCGAGCCGCAACCTGCTCGCCGCAGAACGCGACGCCGGCGTAAAACACCATATCGCGCTCTCCATCGTCGGATCGGAACGACTGCCGCAGAACGGCTATTTCAGGGCCAAGCTTGCCCAGGAAAGACTCATCAAGGCATCCGCCGTTCCCTACACGATCATTCATTCCACCCAGTTCATGGAGTTCCTCAAGGGCATCGCCGATGAAGCGACCGTCGGCACTGTCGCCCGGCTCTCGCCCGCGGCCTTCCAGCCGATAGCCTCTGACGACGTTGCCGACATCGTGGCGGATGTCGCCCTTGCAAAGCCGATCAACGGGATGATCGAGATCGCAGGCCCGGAACGCTTCGGCATGAACGAGATCATCGGCCGTTACCTGAAGGCGATCAACGATCCGCGCACGGTCGAGGCGGATGTCCACGCGCGCTATTTCGGCTCGGAGCTCGACGATCGCTCGCTCGTGCCGGACGCGGGCGCGAGGCTCGGCAAGATCGGTTTTGCAGACTGGTTTCGCCTGTCCGGGCAGCCCCGCTAGCCGGGGCTCCCGACACGCATTTTTGCACGGCAACGAAGAGGGTTACGACGATGAATTCTGCCCTATCCGCATTGCTGGTGGCAGCCGGCATCTGCCTCTCTGGCACTCTGGCTATCGCCGCCGAGGACACGGCGAAGGTAAAATCGCTCATGAGCAAGGATCTTCCCGACTATCCGGGCAAGGAAGGTCTCATGATCTCGGTCGATTACGGGCCCGGAGGCTCCTCGCCCATTCACAAGCATGAGGCGGACGCATTCGTCTACGTGCTGGAAGGCTCGATCGTGATGCAGGTCAAAGGCGAAAAGGAAGTGACCCTGCATCCGGGCGATACGTTCTACGAAAGTCCTTCCGACATTCACCTGGTCAGCCGTAACGCCAGCAAGACGAAACCGGCAAAGTTCATCGTCGTGCTGGTCAAGAAAAAGGGCGCTCCGGTGGTGTTGCCCGTCAAATGACAGCGCGACAGCGCCGGCCGGAAGCCCGGAAGGCCTGATGCGTGGATTGCAGATACTTGGAAACAGGGAGCGGATCGATGAAGGTGACGGTCATGGGAGCAAGCGGGCGCATCGGAACGCGCCTCGTGGAAAGCCTCAGGCAGGCGGGGGCTGAAGTCGTCCTCGCATCCCCGACGTTCGGCGTGAACAGCGTGACGAGGGAAGGCCTGAGGGCCTCGCTCACCGGCGCGGACACTGTCATCGACGTGACGAACGCGGCATCCTTCGGAGACGATTCCGCGCTGGAATTCTTCCGGACATCCACCCGAAATCTGCTGGCCGCCTCTGCAGATGCAGGGGTCGGGCACTATCTCGCGCTGTCGATCGTCGGAACCCCGCACCTTGTCGAGAGCGATTATTTCCGCGCAAAGATGGTGCAGGAGAACCTGATCAGGGCGGCGCGCCGGCCCTATACGATCGTCCATTCGACGCAGTTCTTCGAATTCATCAGCGGCGTGATCGACATGGCCGCTGATGGCAGCGATATCCGCCTTCCCTCCGCCTCCATGCGGCCCATCGCGGCCGACGACGTCGCCGACGTCCTCACCCGGCTGGCGCTGAAACCTCCGGTGAATGATACGGTGGAAATAGCCGGGCCGGAGCGGTTCGCCCTCGATGAAATCGCCCGCATACTCGTCGCCGCGAACGAAGACATGCGCGAGGTGATCACCGACGAGACCGCGCGCTACTATGGCGTCGAACTGAACGACGACACATTGCTGCCGCGCCAGCCCGCCCATGTCGGTCCTGTCAGGCTCGCGGACTGGCTGAACCGGTCCATGGCCGATTAGGTATCGATCCCGGCCCGAAGTGGCATCGCCTTTGTAGCCGGACGAGAGAAATCGGTATTTTGACACTAGGTTCCGGAATTTTCAGCTATGAAAAGATCACTGTCGTCAGCCTTTGAAGGCTGTTCAAGGTGCTCTCGAAGGATCCATGTTTTAAGACAGCCACCGAACTAGCCGAATGCTCACGGCGAATTCGACCATCGCCGCGACGGTTCCCGGACAACAAACCAGTTCGCTTTATTTCTTCACAAACCAAAGAACGCACGAGCGGCGTTCACAGCGGCAGGAACCCATTCCAGGCCAGGAATGTGAGAAAAAACGGTCAGTGCGGTGTAACCAATCAAAGACACGATTGTGTACCCGATCCTCTTTTTTAGATCATCAGTAGCCCACTGATGTGGATGCTTGAAGACAGCGGAAAAAAGGTTTGCGAACGTTCTGGCTTTCGCCAAAATTCGACCTCCCCGAGCCTCATTGTGAAGTGTCGGCCATCGCGCAGATTGGTTCAAAGTATCGGGGACTTCCGGATCAACTATTGGGATCTCGGCGATCCCCTCGGCAACTATCGACGTTGTTGTGTCAAGTGCCTGCTCCTGTTCATCCGAGACCCTCACTCCGACGCCATCCTTGACGAAGTCTCGCCAGTCTTGGAACCGGGAAAGATATTTATCGACCGCCTCAAGATGCGCTTTCAGATCTGCCAGAAGTGGTCCCATGAGGGTCTCTTCTTCTTCCGCAAGCACTTTCTGTCCTGTCCAAAACTCTTGCCCGAGTTGCAGGATGTTCCTTTCGTCACCAAGCACTTTCGCTATATCCGCGAACACGCCCTTTAACGTTGGGCTGCAATTTGCCCCCTCGAGCACCTTCGCTATCCGAGCGCCTTGATTGACCAAGTACTCTTTCTGCGCGGTGGCGAACTTTGCCTGCCCGACCTGAGGGCCGGTTTCGAGCTCAACAACCTTTAGCGCATTTTCTGTCAGCTGATAATGGAAGGGAGCAGGCTCCTGGTCTCCAGTAAGCTCTTCGAGCCGCTCTCGAAGCTGTGCTGACGGTAACGCCTCTGACTGGTAACCATCGATCTTTGCTGGCCAGTTTGACAGTCGGCCGAGTTTGGTGACCAATTCGACCACTCGGAGGTCCATAGCCAGCACATTCGCGGCCTCTCCCAACTGTGCAACCGCAGACGCGTCAATTTCGACTGCACTTTGCCATCCGACCGCGAGGACTGCGATCGCATGGTCTAGGCTTCCTTGGTGCAACGCCTCAGAGAGCGGATCTCTGATCATGCGCAGTCGGTCGAGAATATTTTGGCCACGTGCTTGCTGTTCAGGATGTTCGTTGACAATTCGAGCGACCGCTGTCTCGAGCCCAGAGACCACTTCCAATACATCGCTGACCGCCCCAACAAACTCCGGCGGCAATGCCTGGTCACCAATATCGATAGATGCAGTCGAGGCATCGCTTGTGACGGCGTCGCCAATATCATCCGTATCTTCAGTCAATAAAGCGGCTATTCGCTGGTCTACATAACCTCCGAGCAGGGTCAGGCTCGTTTCGATTGTTGTGCAGGCCTGTTCGATGGAAGGATAATTCGCTTCCATCACAATTGTTCTCACGCGACCGACGGTGCTCTCGACGAAGGACTTCGTGCGGTGATCGTTTTCGTCCACCTCGAATTCTTGCAGAAATAACGCTATATTGTCCAACAGGTTTGCTCCGCGACGAACCCCAGGTTGGGCTTGGGCTGTCGTCGATTCACTAATCTCTTTGGCAATCACCGAGACATCGGCGGCAAGTTGCTCTAACAGATCTCGGATCGTCTCGAAGTGTAGCGCCGCCTCATACCCGGCAGCTCGCTTGGTCGCCGCGCGAGTGACCGCCTCGTAAGCATCGCGTACGAGCACAATCGATCCATTTTCACGAACGCTTCCAAGTGGAGCGAGGACCGCCATTGTCGCGGAATTTGCGAAGTCACTCACATCGCTTTCGATCCGGTCGAACGCATCGAAATCTATAGCGAATGATCCGCTGCTTTGAGACCGCTGCTGCTTGAACCGTTCGTGAAAGTCGCGGATTGTTACCAACGCAACGTCGCGAGCCGCGAGCGCTTTATCACTGCCGGTTTCAAGATGAGTAAGATCGTATTCAAGATTTGTAAGGGCGACGGACAGTCGATTCCAGCTTTTTTCCGACGGCATTTGATTCTCTCAAGAGCAGCATCGCGTCTGTATACCTCACCGTGGGGTTGTCGTCATCTTTGAGCCGCTTTAAGTTGCTGGCCTTGTCGAAATCTCTCTGGACCGAGAAAAAACGACAGTTTTCGGAAACAACTTAACTGTCTCTCGCTCACACCAATATTTACACGCTTAGGCAGAAATAATACGACGCCTAATGGGAACGCGACTGTTTTCTTCATTCGGATCGCATTGGGGGCAGAGTAAACGTGGACATCAACATCACGCAGGCTCATCAGAGAACGTTGCAACCGCGACTCTTTTGGAGGCGTGCAATCGCCTATCTGATCGACATGACGATTTTTGAAATAGTGCTTGGGGCGGCAATGCTCGTCGTTCCATTGAACTTCGGGACACCCCTCTTCGAGAGCACACAGTGTGAAGAAGTTACTTCCGGTCCGTTGGTGGAAAAAGTCGAGCGCGAATGGCCCCTGAAGCCAGCAGAGACAAGAGGCAACCAAATCTGCCTAACCCGCGAAATCTTGGGCCTGGAGAGGCGGTACTTCCAGACGACGGTCATCACTGACAATGCCGGCGGCGCTTCTGCTTCTTGGCGCTCGGTAT
This genomic window contains:
- a CDS encoding cupin domain-containing protein, translated to MNSALSALLVAAGICLSGTLAIAAEDTAKVKSLMSKDLPDYPGKEGLMISVDYGPGGSSPIHKHEADAFVYVLEGSIVMQVKGEKEVTLHPGDTFYESPSDIHLVSRNASKTKPAKFIVVLVKKKGAPVVLPVK
- a CDS encoding VOC family protein is translated as MATVSVRYIVDDVDAAIAFYTQSLGFALTMHPAPSFAMLTRGDLRLLVNGTTGPGGASQPMPDGRRPEPGGWNRIQLEVENIENEVARLKASGAGFRNDIVAGIGGKQVLVEDPAGNAIELFEPPKKQ
- a CDS encoding SDR family oxidoreductase, with the translated sequence MKVTVMGASGRIGTRLVESLRQAGAEVVLASPTFGVNSVTREGLRASLTGADTVIDVTNAASFGDDSALEFFRTSTRNLLAASADAGVGHYLALSIVGTPHLVESDYFRAKMVQENLIRAARRPYTIVHSTQFFEFISGVIDMAADGSDIRLPSASMRPIAADDVADVLTRLALKPPVNDTVEIAGPERFALDEIARILVAANEDMREVITDETARYYGVELNDDTLLPRQPAHVGPVRLADWLNRSMAD
- a CDS encoding SDR family oxidoreductase, with product MKIVLIGGTGLIGSKTAARLREKGHEVLAASPKTGVNTITGEGLASALAGADVVVDLSNSPSWEDQAVLDFFETSSRNLLAAERDAGVKHHIALSIVGSERLPQNGYFRAKLAQERLIKASAVPYTIIHSTQFMEFLKGIADEATVGTVARLSPAAFQPIASDDVADIVADVALAKPINGMIEIAGPERFGMNEIIGRYLKAINDPRTVEADVHARYFGSELDDRSLVPDAGARLGKIGFADWFRLSGQPR